A single Actinomadura algeriensis DNA region contains:
- a CDS encoding ArsR/SmtB family transcription factor, with protein MDVFTAVADPVRRRIVLLLGDGPRTAGALAAAFPEISRPAVSRHLRVLREAGLITVELVGRERHYRAEHGPLRELDAWLDAVRGRGWERRLDALETEVHRARRDRRARPPAGEGPAESRSTG; from the coding sequence ATGGACGTCTTCACCGCGGTGGCCGATCCCGTGCGGCGGCGCATCGTGCTGCTGCTCGGCGACGGGCCGCGGACCGCGGGCGCGCTGGCCGCGGCGTTCCCGGAGATCAGCCGCCCCGCGGTGAGCCGCCACCTGCGCGTCCTGCGCGAGGCGGGCCTGATCACGGTCGAGCTCGTCGGCCGCGAGCGCCACTACCGCGCCGAGCACGGGCCGCTGCGCGAGCTCGACGCGTGGCTGGACGCCGTACGCGGGCGGGGCTGGGAGCGGCGGCTCGACGCGCTGGAGACCGAGGTCCACCGGGCGCGGCGCGACCGCCGCGCCCGGCCGCCGGCGGGCGAAGGGCCCGCGGAGTCGAGGAGCACAGGATGA